One segment of Mycolicibacterium sp. YH-1 DNA contains the following:
- a CDS encoding low temperature requirement protein A produces MSESTSDPRASVPAHHLRRMVGRDPHERHRVATPLELLFDLTFVIAFGVAASEFAHALAAGHVGVGLTGFLFAMFATCWAWINFTWFASAYDTDDWIYRVLTMVQMVGVLILALGIPPFFASIEHGGHLRNELLVAGYVVMRIALVAQWLRAARQDPERRSACLTYAGAITIVQVGWIGSIFLPVSVPVGLGMFVILGFAEMFGPWLAENRRGGTPWHAHHIAERYGLLAIIALGEGVVGTVASLTAVVGEHGWTPDAVILVIAGTGLTFGMWWIYFVLPGGDLLHAHRERSFAFGYLHIGVYGAIVGTGAGLHTAAYYVEQHSELGSVGTVLAVAIPVAAYVALVFAVYGLMVKAWDAFHIVLAVLTAAVLASAVAAAVAGVPMTACLLIVTLAPVVTVVGFEVLGHRHLARDVAASVAENH; encoded by the coding sequence ATGAGTGAGTCAACGTCGGATCCGCGGGCCAGTGTGCCCGCGCACCACCTGCGCAGGATGGTGGGACGGGACCCGCACGAACGGCACCGGGTCGCCACACCGCTCGAGCTGCTCTTCGACCTGACCTTCGTGATCGCCTTCGGCGTCGCGGCATCGGAGTTTGCGCACGCACTGGCCGCCGGGCACGTGGGCGTCGGCTTGACCGGGTTCCTCTTCGCGATGTTCGCGACGTGCTGGGCCTGGATCAACTTCACCTGGTTCGCCTCGGCCTATGACACCGACGACTGGATCTACCGCGTCCTGACGATGGTGCAGATGGTTGGTGTGCTGATCCTGGCCCTGGGCATCCCGCCGTTCTTCGCCTCCATCGAGCACGGTGGGCACCTCCGAAACGAGCTCCTGGTCGCCGGTTACGTGGTGATGCGAATCGCATTGGTGGCGCAGTGGTTACGTGCCGCCCGACAGGACCCGGAGCGCCGGTCGGCGTGTCTTACCTATGCCGGCGCCATCACAATCGTCCAGGTCGGCTGGATCGGCTCCATATTCCTGCCGGTGTCGGTTCCGGTGGGGCTGGGCATGTTCGTGATCCTGGGTTTCGCCGAGATGTTTGGGCCGTGGCTCGCCGAGAACCGCAGGGGCGGCACGCCATGGCATGCGCATCACATCGCCGAGCGCTACGGGCTGTTGGCGATCATCGCGCTGGGTGAGGGCGTCGTCGGCACCGTGGCCTCGCTGACTGCCGTGGTGGGTGAGCACGGCTGGACGCCCGACGCGGTCATCCTCGTGATCGCAGGCACCGGGCTGACCTTCGGGATGTGGTGGATCTACTTCGTGCTACCAGGTGGCGACCTACTGCACGCCCATCGCGAGCGGTCCTTCGCGTTCGGCTACCTGCACATCGGGGTGTACGGCGCGATCGTCGGCACCGGCGCGGGACTACACACCGCGGCCTACTACGTGGAGCAGCACTCCGAACTCGGCTCGGTGGGGACGGTGTTGGCGGTGGCCATACCCGTGGCCGCCTATGTCGCTCTGGTCTTCGCGGTCTACGGGCTGATGGTGAAGGCGTGGGACGCATTCCACATCGTGCTGGCGGTGCTGACTGCTGCGGTCCTGGCGTCGGCAGTCGCGGCTGCGGTCGCCGGTGTGCCGATGACGGCGTGCCTGCTGATCGTGACGCTGGCGCCGGTGGTCACTGTGGTCGGATTCGAGGTGCTGGGGCACCGGCACCTGGCGCGGGACGTCGCGGCGAGCGTCGCGGAGAACCACTAG
- a CDS encoding nitrate/nitrite transporter: MRAWIIWLTGLFAYIVAVLDRTTLGVSGLDAADRFAASPSVLSSFVVLQVVVYACAQVPAGVLLDRYGSRVLIAAGAGLMAVGQLTLALSESLPLAIGARAVVGLGDALTFISVLRLVPNWFTPKQVPLLTQLTGICGQLGQVLSAVPFLALLTGTTWATAYISVAALGTLAMVLALAVVRDAPGGRVVAPEAMTVRETLSSVKTVWLRPGTRLGFFTHMGTQFSVTVFALMWGVPYLTVAQGQSAGVAGALLTVSVVAAIAAGIVIGIATGRIPHRRSRIVLGIIASNALVWTVVLALPGRAPLWLLVILIVVISVGGPGSMVGFDFARTFNPSAILGTAQGMVNMGGFIASLLVMQAMGAILEARGGYSFESFRIAWTAQYVVWILTVIGILITRRKTRQLMRDEEERALLETFDPSAGERAGER, translated from the coding sequence GTGCGCGCGTGGATCATCTGGCTGACGGGACTGTTCGCCTACATCGTCGCCGTACTGGATCGCACCACACTGGGGGTTTCCGGTCTCGACGCCGCCGACCGCTTCGCCGCCAGCCCCAGCGTGCTGTCGTCGTTCGTGGTGCTGCAGGTCGTGGTCTACGCGTGCGCGCAGGTACCCGCTGGGGTGCTGCTCGACCGGTATGGCTCGCGTGTGCTGATCGCGGCGGGCGCCGGCCTCATGGCCGTCGGCCAGCTCACGCTCGCGCTGTCGGAATCCCTGCCGCTTGCGATCGGCGCGCGAGCCGTCGTCGGCCTTGGTGACGCGCTCACATTCATATCGGTGCTTCGGCTGGTCCCGAACTGGTTCACACCGAAGCAGGTTCCGCTGCTCACCCAGCTCACCGGTATCTGTGGCCAGCTCGGGCAGGTGCTGTCCGCGGTTCCCTTCCTCGCCCTGCTGACCGGCACCACCTGGGCGACGGCCTACATCTCGGTCGCCGCGCTGGGCACTCTGGCAATGGTGCTGGCGCTCGCAGTGGTGCGTGACGCACCCGGTGGCCGCGTCGTCGCGCCCGAGGCGATGACGGTCCGCGAGACGCTGTCCAGCGTGAAGACCGTCTGGCTGAGACCCGGTACCAGGCTGGGCTTCTTCACCCACATGGGCACACAGTTCTCGGTGACGGTGTTCGCACTGATGTGGGGCGTGCCCTATCTGACGGTCGCGCAGGGCCAGTCGGCAGGCGTGGCGGGTGCGCTGCTGACGGTGTCGGTCGTGGCGGCCATCGCCGCGGGCATCGTGATCGGCATAGCCACCGGTCGCATACCGCACCGGCGATCGCGCATCGTGTTGGGCATCATCGCCAGCAATGCGCTGGTCTGGACGGTGGTTCTGGCGCTGCCCGGACGCGCGCCGCTGTGGCTTCTGGTGATCCTGATCGTCGTCATCTCCGTCGGCGGGCCCGGGTCGATGGTGGGCTTCGACTTCGCCCGCACGTTCAATCCGAGCGCCATCCTCGGTACCGCGCAGGGCATGGTCAACATGGGTGGCTTCATCGCCTCCCTACTGGTGATGCAGGCGATGGGAGCCATCCTCGAAGCACGCGGCGGGTACTCATTCGAGTCGTTCCGGATCGCCTGGACCGCCCAGTACGTCGTCTGGATTCTGACCGTCATCGGCATCCTCATCACGCGGCGCAAGACCCGGCAGCTGATGAGGGACGAGGAGGAGCGCGCCCTGTTGGAGACGTTCGATCCGAGCGCGGGAGAACGCGCAGGAGAACGCTGA
- a CDS encoding ABC transporter permease, with translation MLSRNARRSLRAWSALVLVFLYAPMILVILNAFNSSRTFAFPPSGFTLQWWRAAGNSHGMWTSLANSAVVGLGATAIALVLGTMAAFAVQRYDFFGRTTISFLVVLPITLPGIVTGIALNATFTSALGLTLGLATVIIGHATFCIVIVFNNTQARLRRLGTHLEDASADLGASTWQTFRYVTFPMMRGSLVAGAILAFALSFDEIVVTTFTAGPSVQTLPIWIFGNLFRPNQAPVINVVAAALTVVAVIPVWLAQRIGGDPAGTRV, from the coding sequence ATGTTGTCCCGCAACGCACGTCGCAGCCTGCGAGCGTGGAGTGCACTGGTCCTGGTCTTCCTGTACGCACCGATGATCCTGGTGATCCTCAACGCGTTCAACTCATCGCGGACCTTCGCGTTTCCGCCCAGCGGCTTCACATTGCAGTGGTGGCGGGCAGCGGGCAACAGCCACGGAATGTGGACGTCGCTGGCGAACTCGGCGGTCGTCGGCCTCGGCGCCACCGCGATCGCACTGGTGCTCGGCACCATGGCCGCGTTCGCCGTGCAGCGCTACGACTTCTTCGGGCGCACCACTATCAGCTTCCTCGTGGTGCTGCCGATCACGCTGCCCGGCATCGTCACCGGGATCGCGCTGAACGCGACGTTCACCTCCGCGCTCGGACTCACCCTGGGCCTGGCCACCGTGATCATCGGACACGCGACGTTCTGCATCGTGATCGTGTTCAACAACACTCAGGCTCGTCTGCGCCGGTTGGGCACCCACCTCGAGGACGCCTCGGCCGATCTCGGAGCCTCGACCTGGCAGACTTTCCGGTACGTGACCTTCCCGATGATGCGCGGGTCGCTCGTCGCCGGCGCCATCCTGGCGTTCGCGTTGAGCTTCGACGAGATCGTCGTGACCACGTTCACCGCGGGCCCGTCGGTTCAGACGTTGCCGATCTGGATATTCGGAAACCTGTTCCGCCCCAACCAGGCTCCGGTCATCAATGTGGTCGCTGCAGCATTGACCGTCGTGGCCGTCATCCCCGTGTGGCTTGCCCAACGCATTGGCGGCGATCCCGCAGGCACTCGGGTGTGA
- a CDS encoding ABC transporter permease produces MRPAGPDPARVRREGFGRRVGLALLLIPPLGWLTLAYLGSLAVLLVSAFWTTDSFTGAVVHTVTTDNVVRVLTDDLFRVVTLRTLGVALLVTVICAVLAVPLALYMAKVASPRLRLLLVVAVTTPLWASYLVKAYAWRMMLSPEGPMAWATGHTPGYGLTATVITLSYLWLPYMVIPVFAAFERLPDSLIDASSDLGASDFSTMRMVMAPIVFPGIAAGSIFTFSLSLGDYIAVTIVGGKTQLLGNVIYGQLVTANNQPLAAALSIIPLLAIIGYLLAMRRTGALENV; encoded by the coding sequence GTGAGGCCAGCCGGCCCCGACCCGGCGCGCGTGCGGCGCGAAGGGTTCGGGCGTCGGGTCGGCCTGGCCCTACTGCTGATCCCGCCGCTGGGTTGGCTCACCCTCGCGTACCTGGGTTCGCTTGCGGTGCTGTTGGTCTCGGCATTCTGGACCACCGACTCGTTCACCGGGGCGGTCGTGCACACGGTCACCACCGACAACGTTGTGCGCGTGCTCACCGATGACCTGTTCCGCGTGGTCACACTGCGCACCCTCGGTGTCGCACTGCTGGTGACGGTCATCTGCGCCGTCCTCGCAGTGCCGCTGGCGCTGTACATGGCGAAGGTGGCCTCCCCGCGGCTTCGGTTGCTGCTGGTCGTCGCTGTCACGACACCACTGTGGGCGAGTTATCTGGTGAAGGCGTACGCGTGGCGAATGATGCTGTCTCCCGAGGGTCCCATGGCGTGGGCCACCGGTCACACACCGGGCTACGGGCTGACCGCCACGGTCATCACGCTGAGTTATCTCTGGCTGCCCTACATGGTCATCCCCGTGTTCGCCGCCTTCGAACGGCTGCCCGACTCGTTGATCGACGCGAGTTCCGACCTCGGCGCCTCTGATTTCTCCACCATGCGAATGGTGATGGCGCCCATCGTGTTCCCCGGTATCGCCGCGGGGTCGATCTTCACGTTCTCGCTGTCACTCGGCGACTACATCGCCGTAACGATCGTCGGCGGCAAGACCCAGCTGCTGGGCAACGTGATCTACGGGCAACTCGTCACCGCCAACAATCAGCCGCTCGCCGCCGCACTGTCGATCATCCCGCTGCTCGCGATCATCGGCTACTTGCTCGCGATGCGACGCACGGGCGCGTTGGAGAACGTCTGA